The Chloroflexota bacterium genome has a segment encoding these proteins:
- a CDS encoding tetratricopeptide repeat protein yields the protein MAALKMRENLATGTLTLEPATGARLGNLAFGLMWLVMLAVLLLPSVSGKTIDWINVILVLVFALVPFTSAFLAALVSASIVIDRTSRSLARVRRFVFVPLSTTTYSFNELDKIELQGYRPPSQNARVAEMWLVNAVMRDGKRIQLNRQGTEEEMQQLAQKVSNLTGVRWEEVGVQFPTAIKTVLEKIAPEQMKELEQTLADKLGAPIGESEPAEMPMSTATTVMNEPASALESVQPTAPLADSVHALATSALEKRVAENAMDSDARYALARKVHANGQVDRAIGLYQETLRIDPTNSEAQNDLGVALQSRGKRAEAEAAYRRAIALDPFSFTAHLNLALLLSALNRGAEASQEFYQTRKNARGNEETRLAEAASTGTKMPPRLSKV from the coding sequence ATGGCGGCATTGAAGATGCGCGAAAATTTGGCAACGGGCACACTCACGTTGGAACCCGCGACCGGTGCGCGCCTGGGCAATCTTGCCTTTGGCTTGATGTGGCTGGTCATGTTGGCGGTGCTTTTACTGCCCAGTGTATCCGGCAAAACTATAGACTGGATCAATGTGATACTTGTTCTGGTCTTTGCGCTGGTACCATTCACTTCGGCATTTCTCGCCGCGCTTGTTTCCGCTTCCATCGTGATTGACCGTACGAGCCGTTCGCTCGCGCGCGTGCGCCGTTTCGTTTTCGTTCCGCTCTCGACGACGACGTATTCGTTCAACGAATTGGACAAGATCGAATTGCAAGGGTATCGCCCGCCGTCGCAAAATGCGCGGGTCGCGGAAATGTGGTTGGTCAACGCGGTCATGCGCGATGGCAAACGCATCCAACTGAATCGGCAAGGCACCGAGGAGGAGATGCAACAACTCGCGCAGAAAGTATCCAATCTCACCGGCGTGCGTTGGGAAGAGGTGGGCGTTCAATTCCCGACCGCGATCAAAACGGTGCTGGAGAAAATCGCGCCAGAGCAGATGAAGGAGTTGGAGCAGACGCTGGCGGATAAACTCGGCGCGCCAATCGGCGAAAGTGAGCCAGCCGAAATGCCGATGTCAACCGCAACGACTGTGATGAACGAACCGGCGTCCGCTCTCGAATCCGTGCAACCGACTGCGCCATTGGCGGACAGCGTGCACGCGCTGGCGACGAGCGCGTTGGAAAAGCGCGTGGCGGAAAATGCGATGGACTCGGATGCGCGGTACGCGCTCGCGCGCAAGGTTCACGCGAACGGGCAGGTGGATCGCGCGATCGGATTGTACCAAGAAACGTTGCGAATTGATCCGACGAACAGCGAGGCGCAGAACGATCTGGGTGTGGCGTTGCAATCGCGCGGCAAGCGCGCTGAGGCGGAAGCCGCGTATCGCCGCGCGATCGCGCTCGATCCATTTTCGTTCACCGCGCATCTCAACCTCGCGTTGTTGTTGAGCGCGTTGAATCGTGGCGCGGAAGCAAGCCAGGAATTTTACCAGACGCGCAAGAACGCGCGTGGCAACGAAGAGACGCGCCTCGCCGAAGCCGCGTCAACGGGAACGAAGATGCCACCCAGGTTGAGCAAGGTGTGA
- the maf gene encoding septum formation protein Maf — MRRVFVLASTSPRRRELIQLFGQPFHFASADVDETPRAGEPPDELVQRLCRAKVARGIAMFPRDIVIACDTIGVLDGVILGKPRDSDDAIRMLTALRERPHIVYSGLAVAHGHQHIVRVATTTVWMRDYSDDEIAAYVATGDPLDKAASYAIQHNGFRPVARLDGCQANVMGLPLCHLHRALKALGIAVPEPDAACQAHLSIVCPVARIILSD, encoded by the coding sequence ATGCGACGCGTGTTTGTACTGGCATCCACCTCACCCCGGCGACGCGAACTGATCCAACTGTTCGGTCAGCCGTTTCATTTTGCTTCTGCCGATGTGGACGAGACGCCGCGCGCTGGCGAGCCGCCGGACGAACTCGTGCAACGACTGTGCCGCGCCAAAGTCGCGCGCGGCATCGCGATGTTTCCGCGCGATATCGTCATCGCGTGCGATACGATTGGCGTGCTCGACGGCGTGATCCTGGGCAAGCCACGCGATTCCGACGACGCGATTCGCATGTTGACCGCGTTGCGCGAGCGTCCGCACATCGTCTACAGCGGACTTGCGGTCGCGCACGGACACCAACACATCGTCCGCGTCGCGACGACGACCGTTTGGATGCGCGATTACTCCGACGACGAGATCGCCGCGTACGTCGCGACCGGCGATCCACTCGACAAAGCCGCGTCGTACGCGATTCAACACAACGGTTTTCGCCCGGTCGCGCGATTGGACGGATGCCAAGCGAACGTGATGGGCTTGCCCTTGTGTCATCTTCACCGCGCGCTCAAAGCGCTCGGCATCGCCGTGCCGGAACCGGACGCGGCGTGCCAGGCACACCTGAGTATCGTTTGCCCGGTCGCGCGCATCATTCTTTCCGATTAG
- a CDS encoding UvrD-helicase domain-containing protein produces MDILEKLNPAQRDAVQLVDGPVLVLAGPGSGKTRVLTHRVAYLIHARRIPAHNILAVTFTNKAAREMRERLVQLAGEAAVRDLTIGTFHATCARFLRVNGDRVGLDRGFAIYDEDDQTRLIKQILNELNLDDKKYRPGAVLGAISKAKNELIEPDDYVPPSLWHEAVRRAYARYQQMLAANNAVDFDDLLMTTVRLFRENPDVLERYQNRYLYLHVDEFQDTNMAQYVLVKLLADKYQNLFCVGDEDQCLPSGAQIQTSQGTRPIESLHIGDSLVVGAGRGEIMEMPIERIHSQTYRGRIVRICTQRGHTLLATPNHILFARLSAVPNFHYVYLMYRADRGYRIGLAIGSRSDGISSRPITGLAIRARQENADKVWILRVCRSRAEAAFYEQFYAFKYGIPTTLFHGRGRALALTEAEIARLYDSLDTRAHAAQLMSDLGLFPEFPHHRPKAVIRGAIADRKLLNFKLFGDCRRSEQSPWTAHRVSLNTTDRQLEADLKGQGYHTRAGRRQTWRLETSNLDYDKAEAFLRQVSENYPTLEIVSSAFFTDTKSEGGETLSFDFQPASHIRPTMIVPVFEKGRIVEDTVTESSFDDYDGLVFDLDVPKVRNYIADGIVVHNSVYGWRGADYRNVLRFSEDFPNAQTRLLEQNYRSTQTILDAAQAVIRKNRSRHKKELWTENPRGVPLTHIEVFNDEEEAQFVVDEIARLTRGQYRPRDIAVFYRTNFQSRGIEDAFVRRGMKYQLIGSLRFYQRREIKDVLAYLRLIANPHDSVAFMRVLNVPPRGIGKKTMDDLAQWSRKLQVSQYTVLQTLKDEDERTKDEKIHAERSSFTRSVHPSFDSRSRKALLAFAHLLDSLRAAQVEKNLSEVVDAIIQKTSFDEYVRDGTEEGEDRWGNITEMRRAVKKYASVPAETALVQYLEEVALVSDLDSLRDDADAATLMTLHSAKGLEFPVVFMVGLEEGLFPHSRSFDDPAQMEEERRLCYVGITRAKDKLYLVNAFRRTTYGTSEASEPSRFLKDIPRELLASDGRRQIADHRPTTTRERYVRDDDFEIDDDTPRRATRHASPAVRHASPVTRLRAGDRVHHATFGEGVVVTSKALGDDEEVEVAFVGKGVKRLLASLAGLKKK; encoded by the coding sequence ATGGACATTCTCGAAAAACTCAATCCCGCGCAGCGCGATGCCGTGCAACTCGTAGACGGTCCCGTGCTCGTGCTCGCCGGACCTGGGTCGGGCAAGACGCGCGTGCTGACGCACCGCGTCGCGTACCTCATTCACGCGCGCCGCATTCCCGCGCACAACATTCTCGCGGTGACGTTCACGAACAAAGCCGCGCGCGAAATGCGCGAACGCCTGGTCCAACTTGCCGGCGAAGCCGCCGTCCGCGATTTGACTATCGGCACGTTTCACGCGACGTGCGCGCGATTTCTCCGCGTGAACGGCGACCGCGTCGGCTTGGACCGCGGCTTTGCGATTTACGACGAAGACGACCAGACACGCCTCATCAAGCAAATCCTCAACGAGTTGAATCTCGACGACAAGAAATATCGTCCGGGCGCGGTGCTCGGCGCGATCAGCAAGGCGAAGAACGAACTGATCGAACCGGACGACTACGTGCCGCCCTCACTCTGGCACGAAGCGGTGCGCCGCGCGTACGCGCGTTATCAACAGATGCTCGCCGCAAACAACGCGGTGGATTTCGACGACCTGTTGATGACGACGGTGCGTTTGTTCCGCGAAAATCCGGACGTGCTCGAACGCTACCAGAATCGCTATCTCTATTTGCACGTGGACGAATTCCAGGATACCAACATGGCGCAGTACGTGTTGGTCAAGTTGCTTGCGGACAAATATCAAAATCTGTTTTGCGTGGGCGATGAAGATCAATGCCTTCCATCCGGCGCGCAAATTCAGACCTCCCAGGGTACGCGTCCCATCGAGTCGCTGCACATCGGCGATTCGCTCGTCGTCGGCGCGGGACGCGGCGAGATAATGGAGATGCCGATTGAGCGGATTCATTCGCAAACGTATCGCGGGCGCATCGTCCGAATCTGCACACAGCGCGGGCACACCTTGTTGGCAACACCCAACCACATTCTGTTTGCGCGTCTAAGCGCGGTACCGAATTTTCACTATGTCTACTTGATGTACCGCGCGGATCGCGGCTATCGCATCGGTCTCGCGATCGGTTCGCGTTCGGACGGAATAAGTTCGCGTCCCATTACCGGTTTGGCGATTCGCGCGCGTCAGGAAAACGCCGACAAGGTCTGGATTCTACGCGTCTGCCGTTCGCGAGCTGAGGCGGCGTTCTACGAACAATTTTACGCGTTCAAGTATGGAATTCCGACCACGCTATTTCATGGTCGGGGGCGTGCGCTGGCGCTGACGGAAGCCGAAATCGCGCGGCTTTATGATTCACTCGACACGCGCGCCCACGCCGCGCAATTGATGTCCGACCTGGGATTGTTTCCGGAATTTCCCCATCACCGTCCCAAAGCCGTGATCCGTGGCGCGATTGCCGACCGCAAACTTCTCAATTTCAAATTATTCGGCGACTGTCGTCGCTCGGAACAGAGTCCGTGGACAGCGCACCGCGTCAGTTTGAACACCACCGATCGCCAGCTCGAAGCGGATCTGAAAGGGCAAGGTTACCATACGCGCGCCGGGCGTCGGCAGACCTGGCGACTCGAAACCTCGAATCTCGATTACGACAAAGCGGAAGCATTCTTGCGCCAAGTATCCGAAAATTATCCGACGCTCGAAATCGTCTCGTCTGCGTTTTTCACCGACACGAAATCGGAAGGCGGCGAAACCTTATCCTTTGATTTTCAACCGGCGAGCCACATTCGTCCAACGATGATCGTTCCGGTTTTTGAAAAAGGGCGCATCGTTGAAGATACGGTGACAGAATCGTCGTTCGACGATTATGATGGACTGGTCTTCGACTTGGATGTTCCGAAAGTGCGTAATTACATCGCCGATGGGATCGTCGTCCACAATTCAGTGTACGGCTGGCGCGGCGCAGACTATCGCAACGTCTTGCGCTTTAGCGAGGATTTTCCGAACGCACAAACGCGTCTGCTCGAACAAAACTATCGCTCGACGCAAACGATTCTCGACGCGGCGCAAGCCGTCATTCGCAAAAATCGTTCGCGGCACAAGAAAGAATTGTGGACCGAGAATCCACGCGGTGTGCCGCTCACGCACATCGAAGTGTTCAACGACGAGGAAGAGGCGCAGTTCGTCGTGGACGAAATCGCGCGCTTGACGCGCGGACAGTACCGCCCGCGCGACATTGCCGTGTTCTATCGCACCAACTTTCAATCGCGCGGGATCGAAGATGCGTTCGTGCGGCGCGGGATGAAGTATCAACTCATCGGCTCGTTGCGCTTTTATCAACGCCGCGAAATCAAAGACGTGCTCGCGTACCTGCGCTTGATCGCGAATCCGCACGATAGCGTCGCGTTTATGCGCGTGCTCAACGTGCCGCCGCGCGGCATCGGCAAAAAGACGATGGACGACCTGGCGCAGTGGTCGCGCAAATTGCAAGTGTCGCAGTACACCGTGCTCCAAACACTCAAGGATGAAGACGAAAGGACGAAGGATGAAAAAATTCACGCGGAGCGTTCATCCTTCACGCGAAGCGTTCATCCTTCCTTTGATAGCCGTTCGCGCAAGGCGTTGCTCGCGTTCGCGCATCTGCTCGATAGTTTACGCGCGGCGCAGGTCGAGAAAAATTTGTCCGAGGTCGTGGACGCGATCATCCAAAAAACTTCGTTCGACGAGTACGTGCGCGACGGCACGGAAGAAGGCGAAGACCGGTGGGGCAACATCACCGAAATGCGCCGCGCGGTGAAAAAGTACGCCAGCGTTCCCGCCGAGACCGCGCTCGTGCAGTACCTCGAAGAAGTCGCGCTCGTGAGCGATCTCGATTCTCTGCGCGACGACGCGGACGCGGCAACGCTGATGACCTTGCACAGCGCCAAGGGTCTCGAATTCCCAGTCGTGTTCATGGTCGGTTTGGAAGAAGGATTGTTCCCGCACTCGCGTTCGTTCGACGACCCCGCGCAGATGGAAGAAGAACGGCGCTTGTGTTACGTCGGCATCACGCGCGCGAAAGACAAGTTGTACCTCGTCAACGCGTTTCGTCGCACGACGTACGGCACATCCGAGGCAAGCGAGCCGTCGCGCTTTCTCAAAGATATTCCGCGCGAGCTGCTGGCATCCGACGGACGCCGGCAGATCGCCGACCACCGCCCGACCACGACGCGCGAACGGTACGTGCGCGACGATGATTTCGAGATTGACGACGACACACCGCGTCGCGCGACGCGCCATGCGTCACCCGCCGTCCGTCACGCGTCTCCCGTCACACGCTTGCGCGCCGGCGACCGCGTGCATCATGCGACATTCGGCGAAGGCGTGGTCGTCACGTCCAAAGCGCTTGGCGATGACGAAGAAGTTGAAGTCGCGTTCGTCGGCAAAGGCGTCAAACGTTTGCTGGCGAGTCTCGCCGGGTTGAAAAAGAAATGA
- a CDS encoding GAF domain-containing protein encodes MSDSPPAYQFSDLEQMWGAIGKTLVAASDLDAVLTSVMRAVNAQLNVETGSVLLRVPGKDELAFAKILHGDEEQFAAVRLRVGQGIAGWVAQTGQSALVADAQTDARFYADVDRTTGFTTRALLAVPLLARGNVIGVIELVSRRANAFTVADQLLLEAIAAPVSIAIQNARLHKELDYRLQELHTVLHKVERAKKEWESTIDAIEEAVLLVDENCRILRVNRVLANWLNTTPAALVGNYCYHVVHGTDTPPERCPHSQVLAELKQIHTAEFEKQIHTTEFDEPHLNRTVRLTVYPLRVSEGFEASTANVLKDVTAERRLQAQLLQSEKLAATGRMAASLAHEINNPLQAIQGCLDLTGANLGNPEKQERYLAMAGNELNRLTTIVKRMLDFYRPAKGERTPCDPREILDDVLALAAKRIAQGRVTLHIDWIDNTPTLQLVSNQFKQVFLNLILNALEAMTQGGELYIRGYLVEQKGRWLAISFGDTGVGISPDELPNIFEPFYTTKADGTGLGLAVCQSIVTNHGGHVTAESAPSVGSTFTVWLPLDSEPG; translated from the coding sequence ATGAGCGATTCACCACCCGCATATCAGTTCAGCGATTTAGAACAGATGTGGGGCGCGATCGGCAAAACCCTGGTCGCCGCCTCCGACTTGGACGCCGTGCTCACCTCGGTCATGCGCGCGGTCAACGCGCAGTTGAACGTCGAGACTGGCTCGGTGTTGTTGCGCGTGCCGGGCAAAGATGAACTGGCGTTCGCCAAAATTCTGCACGGCGACGAAGAACAATTCGCCGCCGTGCGATTACGCGTGGGGCAAGGCATCGCGGGCTGGGTCGCGCAGACCGGTCAATCGGCGCTCGTCGCGGACGCGCAGACCGACGCGCGGTTTTACGCCGACGTGGATCGCACGACCGGGTTTACGACGCGCGCGCTTCTCGCCGTCCCTTTGCTCGCGCGCGGCAACGTGATCGGCGTCATCGAGTTGGTGTCCCGCCGCGCCAACGCGTTCACCGTCGCCGATCAACTTTTGCTCGAAGCCATCGCCGCGCCGGTCTCGATCGCGATTCAAAACGCGCGCTTGCACAAGGAATTGGATTATCGGTTGCAAGAGTTGCATACGGTCTTGCACAAGGTCGAGCGCGCGAAGAAAGAATGGGAAAGCACGATTGACGCGATCGAAGAAGCGGTATTGCTGGTTGACGAGAATTGCCGCATCCTCCGCGTGAATCGCGTGCTGGCTAATTGGCTCAACACCACGCCCGCCGCGTTGGTCGGCAACTATTGCTATCACGTGGTGCATGGAACCGATACACCGCCGGAGCGTTGTCCGCATTCCCAGGTGCTCGCCGAGCTAAAGCAAATTCATACCGCCGAATTTGAAAAGCAAATTCATACGACCGAATTCGATGAGCCGCATCTGAACCGCACGGTGCGCCTTACCGTTTATCCTCTACGGGTGAGTGAAGGATTCGAGGCGAGCACCGCGAACGTGTTGAAAGATGTCACCGCCGAACGGCGCTTGCAGGCGCAATTGTTGCAATCGGAAAAGTTGGCGGCAACCGGGCGCATGGCGGCATCGCTGGCGCACGAAATCAACAATCCCTTGCAGGCAATTCAGGGTTGTTTGGATTTGACCGGCGCGAATTTGGGCAATCCCGAAAAACAGGAACGTTATCTCGCGATGGCAGGCAACGAGTTGAATCGGCTGACGACCATCGTCAAACGGATGCTGGATTTTTATCGCCCGGCGAAAGGCGAACGAACGCCGTGCGATCCACGCGAAATCTTGGACGATGTGCTCGCGCTGGCGGCTAAACGCATCGCGCAAGGACGCGTGACGTTGCACATTGATTGGATTGACAACACGCCGACTTTGCAGCTCGTCAGCAATCAGTTCAAGCAAGTTTTTCTGAATCTGATTTTGAACGCGCTCGAAGCGATGACGCAAGGCGGCGAGTTGTATATTCGTGGCTACCTCGTCGAGCAGAAGGGACGCTGGCTAGCGATTTCGTTTGGCGATACCGGCGTCGGCATTTCTCCCGACGAATTGCCCAATATCTTTGAACCGTTCTACACCACCAAAGCAGACGGCACCGGCTTGGGCTTGGCGGTCTGCCAAAGCATTGTCACGAATCACGGCGGACATGTCACCGCCGAAAGCGCGCCCAGCGTGGGCAGTACGTTTACCGTGTGGCTACCCCTGGACTCTGAACCCGGTTAG